ACAGGTGCGTGACGTCGTCGATGATCCCCACCGTGGCACGCCGGGGCTGGTGCTCGCCGTCGGCGAGCGCGTCGAGCAGGCCCGCCACCATCGCGGGCGTGAACTCCTTCGACGACAGGCCATACCGCGCGCCGGTCAGCCGGGGCATGGCGGCCGTATCCAGCGCCCCCGTGGTGGCGGCCTCGGCCAGGGTCGCGGCCACGTCGACGAACAGCGGCTCGCCGACCGCGCCCGGCTCCTTGGTCCGGTCGAGCACCGCGACCGCGCGGGTGGTCGGCGGCAGTGCCGCCAGGAACGCGGCCGTCGGGAACGGCCGGAACAGCCGCACCGCCATCACGCCGACCCGCTCGCCGCGACGGTTCAACTCCTCGACCGTCTGCCGCGCGGCGCCGACGCCGGAGCCCATCAGGACCAGCACGCGGTCGGCCTCGGGGTGGCCGGCGTAGTCGACCAGGTGGTAACGACGGCCGGTGCGTTCGGCGAGGTCGTCCATCGTCTGCTGGACGATGTCGCCGACGGCGTCGTAGTACGGGTTCACGGCCTCGCGGGCCTGGAAGTACACGTCGGGGTTCTGAGCCGAACCACGCAGGACCGGCTGCTCGGGGGTCAACCCCCGCATGCGCTGGGCGACCACGTCGTCGTCGCTGATCAGTGCGCGGATGTCGTCGAGGTCGAGCGTCGTGATCCGGTTGAGCTCATGCGACGTGCGGAAGCCGTCGAAGAAGTGCAGGAACGGCACGCGGCTGCGCAGTGTCGCCGCGTGCGCGACGGCCGCCAGGTCCTGCGCCTCCTGCACCGAGCTCGACGCCAGCATCACCCACCCCGTCGTGCGGGCGGCCATCACGTCGGAGGGGTCCCCGAAGATCGACAGGGCGTGGGTCGCCACCGACCGCGCCGCGACGTGGATGACCGCCGGCGTCAGCTCGCCGGCGATCTTGTACATGTTGGGCAGCATCAGCAGCAGGCCCTGTGACGCCGTGAACGTGGTCCCCAGCGCACCGTCGATGACCGCGCCGTGCAGCGCGCCGGCGGCACCGCCCTCGCTCTGCAGCTCCGTGATGCGCGGCACGGTGCCCCACAGGTTGGTGCGGCCGGTGCTTGACCACGCGTCCGCCAGCTCGCCCATCGGCGACGCCGGGGTGATCGGATAGACCGCGATCACTTCGCTGCACGCGTGTGCCACCCGCGCCGCGGCCTCGTTGCCGTCGATGCACGCCGTTCCCATGCGCTGCCCACCTGCGGTCGCCGACTGGGACAGCGTAGAACGTAGGTCGTCCGATGCTGGTAGGGGCAGGCCGAACGGACCCGGCGGTGCGGGACAGATGGCTCGGGTGTCGTCCGCCGCCGCAGCAGCCTGTACGATCGGCGGGCAGATCCGGGACCATTGGACACGTCCGACGGCACGGGTTCGGGTGAAGTCGGTGGGACCCGCCGCGCGCTGCCACCACGCGCGCAGGACGCGGGCCGCGTGGTGGCAGGGGAAGGTGGGACCATGCTGGACCGCAGGCAGTTCATCAAAGGAACCGCGGCATCCGGCGCGCTGCTGTACGCCAACGTGCTCGGTGGGGTGGGCCGGGCGCTGGCGGCACCAGCGGCAGTCGGCCTCAGCGACCCGGCGCTGCAGCCGAAGTTCGTCGAGCCGGCGCCGAACGCGCTCGACCCGGGATTCCTGTTCAAGGACCTGAACCAGAACGGCGCTCCGGTGCAGCAGCCGAACTTCAGCCTCCGTGTCCGTGAGACCGGCCAGCAGACCGGTCTGATCAATCCGAAGAACGGGAGGAGGCTGAAGACGGACGTGTGGGGCTATGGGGCCGACACCGTGTCGTGGCCCGGCCAGACGTTCCAGGTGATGAGCAGCCTGAACGGAAACGGTGGTGCCGACGAGACCGTGGTGCGGTGGGAGAACGAGTTGCAGGGCAAGAAGCACCTGTTGCCGGTCGATACCAACCTGCACTGGGCGTACTCGCTGCACGGTGCCGGTTCGGCCAACGGCGTCGACTACCGGCAGTACAGCATCACGAAGAACGGTGTCCCGATCATCACCCACCTGCACGGCGGGAACTCCGACTTCCAGTACGACGGCAACCCGGAGTTCTTCTACAGCCCCGACGGTGAGGTCAAGGGCCCGCAGTGGGACTTCGCACCCGGCGGGTTCACGAACACGTTCAGGTACAACAACGCCGTGCCGGCGGGAAACCTGTGGTACCACGACCACGCGTTGGGAATCACCAGGCTCAACGTCTACGCGGGCCTTGCCGGCTTCTACTTCGTGCGTGACGAGCTCGACACCGGACTGCCGGGCAACTCGTTGGGTTTGCCGGCGTTCCCGTATGAGCTGGCCTACGCCATCCAGGACCGCATGTTCACCGACGATGGCGCGCTGTTCTATCCGGCCTTCCCCGGTGACCCGTTCTACGACGACTTCATCACGGGCGAGGGCGCGATCCTGCCGCCAGAGCTGTTCCCTGGCGGCGGCCCGACCGCGCTGGCGGAGTTCTTCGGCGATCACATGGTGGTCAACGGCAAGATCTGGCCGAAGGCGAACGTCGAGCCCCGCAACTACCGGATGCGCCTGCTCAACGGCTGCGACTCACGATTCATGGTCCTGCAGTTCGTGGCCGTGGATCCCGGCGTGACCGATCCAAGCCACCCGAGCGCGAGCGCTCCTCTGGACTTCTGGGTCATCGGCAGCGACCAGGGGCTCGGTACCCCGGCGCAGACCGACACGCTGGTCTTCGAGCCGGGCGGCCGCTACGACGTGGTCGTCAATTTTGACGGCCTGGACGGCAAGAGGGTCATCATGAAGAACCTCGGCGGCGATTCGCCGTTCGGCGGGGCCTTCGGCGGTGACCTGGATCCCGGCGACCTGTTCCCCGACCGCCAGACCGACCGGGTCATGGCCTTCGACGTGGTCGTGCCACTGTCAGGCGTGCCGGACACCTTCAATCCCGGCAACCTTCCGGGATACGGCGGTGTCGCAAACGGGGGCACAACCCGCCGGGTCGCGCTGTTCGAGGGGACTGACGAGTTCGGTCGACTGCAGCCACTGCTCGGTACGGTCGCGGGCGATCTGACCGGCACCGACGTCGCCACCGCGTACACCTGGTTCCAGCCCCCCACGGAGACGCCGGACTTCGACTCCACCGAGATCTGGGAGATCTACAACTTCACCGCCGATGCCCACCCGATCCACCTGCACCTGGTGAACTTCGAGATCCTGGATCGTGAGGACTTCGAATACGACGTCACCGGTTCGCAGACCACGACGCAGCACAACGGGACCACCGGGGAGGCGCCAGAGATCTCCAACATCAGGAATCTCACGCCTGCGTCGGTTGGTTCGGAGTACTTCGAGGCGGCGCCGAAGGACATGGTGACGTCGCTGCCGGGCGATCCGGAGGCGACCATCCCGACAGGCCAGATGGTGCGCATCAGGGCGCACTTCGACAAGTCCGGCCGGTACGTCTGGCACTGCCACATCCTCTCGCACGAGGACCACGAGATGATGCGCGTGCTCCGGGTCGGCCAGGAATGATCGACAGCCCGAATTCTTCGCACCGACCCGGTGCCTCGTGTTCGTACGGCGGGGCACCGGGCGGTCTTGACTGACGAACGGTGGGTGTCCATCGGGACGTCCGGCCCTCGTCGCTGGCGCGTCGCCCCCTACCGTGCCGCAGTGCACGTGGAGAGGAATCGTGATGGGCAGGTTCGACGGAACGGTGGCAATGATCAGTGGCGGCGCACGCGGCATGGGAGCGTCGCATGCCAGGGAGCTCGCGGCCGAGGGAGCCTCGGTGGTCATCGGCGATGTGCTCGATGGCGAGGGGAAGGCGCTGGCCGAGGAGATCGGTGACGCGGCTACGTTCGTCCACCTGGATGTGACCAGCAGCGACGACTGGACGGCAGCCTACGCAACGGCGGAAGAGCGGTACGGTGCCGTCAACCTGCTGATCAACAACGCCGGGATCGTGACCTTCGGCTCCGTGGAGCAGCTGCCGCCCGAGGACTTCCGGCGCATCATCGACGTCAACCTCACCGGCACCTTCCTCGGCATGCACCACGGCGTCCCCTCGCTGCGCCGCGCGGGCGGCGGCGTGATCATCAACGTGTCATCGACGGCGGGCATGATGGGCTTCGCCAACATCGTCGGCTACGTCGCCAGCAAGTGGGGCGTGCGGGGGATGACGAAGGCAGCCGCGATGGATGTGGCATCGGACGGCATCCGGGTGTTCTCCATCCACCCCGGTCCCATCCGCACGCCCATGACCGCGGATCTCGGCGATGAGCTCGCGGCGGTACAGGCGATCCCGCGGATGGGCGAGCCCGAGGAGGTGTCCAAGCTGGTGATGTACCTCGCCGCCGACGCGACGTACACGACCGGTGCGGAGTTCATCATTGACGGGGGCAGCCTGCTCGGTCAGACCGTCGAGCTTCCAGAGGCGTGACGGGACGGGAACAGCTGTCGTCGTGGCCCCAATGTCCTCGGGGTGCCATCTGATACCCACGTCAGGGGAGCCGCGCGGTTCACGCCCAGCAAGCTACCAGGCGTGTCCACCGCGACACCTGTCGGGACAGTCTAGGAGGGTCGGGCTAGTCACCATTGATCGCCGTACTTGAGCAGTAGTAGGGGTTGCAGGTCCGTCCGCGTCGCGGGCGTACTGTTCCGGACGCACGCGTCCTGCGGCGTCCGGCGGGGGCGGGAGTCCCTGCCGTCGTGAGAGAGGTGTGTCATGCGGAAACGGCTCATCACAGCGCTGATCACGGCGCTGCTTACGCTCGGCGTCGTTGGACCAGCAGCAGCGGACCCAAAGTTCGGGCCAGGCAATGCCGGCGGCGGACCCAACGACGCGCAGTCGAAGTGTCACCCGCCTGGTCAGACCGAAGACGTCCCCGGCTGCAAGTAGGCCGCGGTAGCGTGACCCGTTGACCGGCTAGCGCTAGGCAGGTAACGGGGAAGGGGCCCAGGGAACTTGACCCTGAGCCCCTTTCGCCGTCGTGAGGACCTACCGCACGACCGTCAGGGTCACGACCGGGCGCGCCTCAAGCAGAGCGACGCGAGCAGTCAACGCCCGCAACCGGCGCAGAGCCTTCCGTCTTGTCGGTCGCTTCCATGACGTCGAGTCCGGTGAGCCGCGCCGGGCGGCGCTCTCAGCTCTGGCGCGCTCACGATACAACTCCGGTGTTGGTGGTGACGACCTGGCCGCCGTCGTCGTCGCCATATGAACCCCCAGCCGCGCTAACAGCCGGCGGGTGTCGACCGTGAGGACGTCCTACTCGAACTCACCATCGGCCCCGGCTTCGGCGACGACGAGTGACGCGGTGAGGCCCCCGCCAATCGGTGAGGGCCTCGGCGAGCCAGATCTGCTCAGGTCGCGCCGTCGACCGCCACCGCCTTCGCGGCGACGAACACGCACCATGCGGTCGTCCACAGCCAGCGGCGCGCGAACGCCACGATGCGGGTCATGCCGGCGCCGCCCACGGGTCGACCGCGACCCACAGCCGCCACCGGTCGCCATCACGGTCGACGACGACCAGGCCGACACGGTCCGAGTGGACGGTGCGGGCCCGGCGGACTTCGGCGATCTCGCCCTCGACGGTCAGGGCGCGGATGACGAGTTCGACGAGCCGTTCGACCGTCACCGGTCGCCCTCCTGCTCGACGGTCGGCGGCTGGTAGGCGACGTTCTCGACGATCCCAGACGTCCCCCTGCCAGCGAGCGCGACATCCAGCACGTGCCGCAACGCCATGACCTCGTGTTCGAGGCGTTTCGACGTCGGCTTGTGTGGTCGCGTGTTGCAGCTCGGCGAGCGACCGGGACAGCAGCGACACGAGCGCGTCGCGGTGCGTCAGCCGGATACCTTCTTCGACGAAGCCGGCTAGCTCGTCGAGGTCCTTCGGGCGGTAGTTGGACTTCCCCCCGCTGGCGGACACCGTGGTTATGCGGCCATCGATGATGCTATCGGGTCGGTGTGAGCGTGTTGTTGTTCCCACCTGACGGGTGGCAGGTAGTCGTTGGACGAGTGCAATCTGCGCTGGTTG
The sequence above is a segment of the Euzebyales bacterium genome. Coding sequences within it:
- a CDS encoding SDR family NAD(P)-dependent oxidoreductase, which translates into the protein MGRFDGTVAMISGGARGMGASHARELAAEGASVVIGDVLDGEGKALAEEIGDAATFVHLDVTSSDDWTAAYATAEERYGAVNLLINNAGIVTFGSVEQLPPEDFRRIIDVNLTGTFLGMHHGVPSLRRAGGGVIINVSSTAGMMGFANIVGYVASKWGVRGMTKAAAMDVASDGIRVFSIHPGPIRTPMTADLGDELAAVQAIPRMGEPEEVSKLVMYLAADATYTTGAEFIIDGGSLLGQTVELPEA
- a CDS encoding multicopper oxidase domain-containing protein, producing the protein MLDRRQFIKGTAASGALLYANVLGGVGRALAAPAAVGLSDPALQPKFVEPAPNALDPGFLFKDLNQNGAPVQQPNFSLRVRETGQQTGLINPKNGRRLKTDVWGYGADTVSWPGQTFQVMSSLNGNGGADETVVRWENELQGKKHLLPVDTNLHWAYSLHGAGSANGVDYRQYSITKNGVPIITHLHGGNSDFQYDGNPEFFYSPDGEVKGPQWDFAPGGFTNTFRYNNAVPAGNLWYHDHALGITRLNVYAGLAGFYFVRDELDTGLPGNSLGLPAFPYELAYAIQDRMFTDDGALFYPAFPGDPFYDDFITGEGAILPPELFPGGGPTALAEFFGDHMVVNGKIWPKANVEPRNYRMRLLNGCDSRFMVLQFVAVDPGVTDPSHPSASAPLDFWVIGSDQGLGTPAQTDTLVFEPGGRYDVVVNFDGLDGKRVIMKNLGGDSPFGGAFGGDLDPGDLFPDRQTDRVMAFDVVVPLSGVPDTFNPGNLPGYGGVANGGTTRRVALFEGTDEFGRLQPLLGTVAGDLTGTDVATAYTWFQPPTETPDFDSTEIWEIYNFTADAHPIHLHLVNFEILDREDFEYDVTGSQTTTQHNGTTGEAPEISNIRNLTPASVGSEYFEAAPKDMVTSLPGDPEATIPTGQMVRIRAHFDKSGRYVWHCHILSHEDHEMMRVLRVGQE